A genomic window from Lotus japonicus ecotype B-129 chromosome 1, LjGifu_v1.2 includes:
- the LOC130709703 gene encoding uncharacterized protein At4g04775-like, protein MGKATSSGSGSASGGRSSAAAVMRRGFCDCGERALYLTSHSDANPGRKFWRCRNWKSPPECGFFLWDDEYAFEGANTRAVVELTRTLRELDVMKNKVEECKKTLEECKMNLEDLRRKNDKVQRKLEYEMMKKNMAIVCVILSWFWFVFMSGKLNVAV, encoded by the exons ATGGGTAAGGCTACatcttctggttctggttccGCCTCCGGTGGTCGTTCTTCCGCTGCTGCCGTTATGCGTCGTGGATTCTGTGACTGTGGAGAAAGGGCTCTTTACTTGACCTCCCACAGTGACGCGAACCCAGGAAGAAAGTTCTGGAGGTGCAGAAATTGGAAG TCACCACCTGAGTGTGGGTTTTTTTTGTGGGATGATGAATATGCGTTTGAAGGAGCAAATACCAGAGCTGTAGTTGAACTGACCAGAACATTGCGTGAATTGGATGTGATGAAGAATAAAGTGGAAGAGTGCAAGAAGACCTTGGAGGAGTGTAAGATGAACTTAGAGGATTTGAGGAGGAAGAATGATAAGGTTCAGAGGAAGCTTgagtatgaaatgatgaagaagaatatgGCTATTGTTTGTGTTATTCTGTCATGGTTTTGGTTTGTGTTTATGTCAGGAAAACTTAATGTTGCTGTGTAA
- the LOC130726602 gene encoding probable CCR4-associated factor 1 homolog 7, with amino-acid sequence MSILQKGDSVQIREVWNDNLEEEFALIREIVDDFSYVAMDTEFPGVVLRPLGNFKNINDYNYQTLKDNVDMLKLIQLGLTFSDENGNLPTCGTETPCIWQFNFREFNVSEDIFASDSIELLRQSGIDLKKINEKGIDVSRFGELLMSSGVVLNDNVHWVTFHSGYDFGYLLKLLTCRVLPESQAGFFELIKIYFPMLYDIKHLMKFCNNLHGGLNKLAELLEVDRVGMCHQAGSDSLLTSCTFRKLRDTYFSGSTEKYAGVLYGLGVENKTD; translated from the coding sequence ATGTCGATTTTACAGAAAGGCGATTCGGTTCAAATCAGGGAGGTTTGGAATGATAATTTGGAGGAGGAGTTTGCTCTGATCCGTGAAATTGTTGACGATTTCAGCTATGTAGCGATGGATACTGAGTTTCCTGGTGTGGTTCTTCGTCCTTTAGGTAACTTCAAGAACATCAATGACTATAACTACCAGACTCTGAAGGATAACGTTGATATGCTGAAGCTGATCCAGCTTGGACTTACGTTCTCGGATGAGAACGGGAATTTGCCTACTTGTGGAACGGAAACTCCCTGCATCTGGCAGTTTAACTTTAGGGAGTTTAATGTCAGCGAGGATATCTTCGCGAGTGACTCGATCGAGCTGCTGCGCCAGAGCGGGATTGATCTCAAGAAGATCAATGAGAAGGGGATTGATGTGAGCCGGTTCGGGGAGCTTCTGATGTCGTCGGGGGTTGTGTTGAATGATAATGTGCACTGGGTTACGTTTCACAGCGGTTATGATTTCGGGTATCTGCTGAAGCTGTTGACGTGCCGTGTGTTGCCTGAGTCGCAGGCCGGGTTTTTTGAGCTGATCAAGATTTATTTCCCCATGTTGTATGATATTAAGCATCTGATGAAGTTCTGCAACAATCTCCATGGTGGATTGAACAAGCTCGCCGAGTTGTTGGAGGTGGATAGGGTTGGTATGTGCCATCAAGCCGGATCGGATAGTTTACTCACTTCGTGTACATTTAGGAAGTTGAGGGATACATACTTCAGTGGCTCCACAGAGAAATATGCTGGTGTGTTGTATGGTTTAGGTGTTGAGAACAAGACAGACtaa